In Paenibacillus protaetiae, the genomic stretch CACAAATCGTCGGCCGCGATCGTCCGAACCTCTGAAGTAAACAATAACGGCGATATAGCCTCGCGGATGCTGTCCAGCGCTGTCAAGGCAGCATAAGCATCTTCGCGGGCCACAAAATATTCGCTCTGCAGCTCCTCCCCCGCGCTAGGGGTAAAGTCCATCCGGAAATGCGGAAGCCGTTCATGCCATGGCCCTACAATGCCGCGCTGCTCGCTGCAATTGTCTGCGGCGCAGCCAGGCACCGGATGAAGATTAACACCGGAGAGCGCCGCGCCATAATAATCCGAATCCGCGATTACCGTGGCTCCGGCGCCAGCCGGCGCGATGCGTTTCAGCCAAACCTGATTGAACACGGAATCCTTCCAGTCCGTGAACAAGCTGACGCTGTAGCCTGCCGATACAATCGCATCAAAGTTGTCCTGCAGCCGATGCAGAGGCAGACCTTCATAAATATGCTGGGTCATTTGGAAAGCAGGAACCACGTCCAGCGTCAGCTTGGTCACAACGCCAAGCGCGCCTAATCCAACAACAGCGCCTGCGAACTTGCCGTCCTTGTCGCCGCGGGTAAACGTTACGGTCTCTCCGTCCGCCTTTACAATCTCTATGCTGTACACCGCCGCAGCCAGATTGCCGTTCTCGTCTCCCGAACCATGCGTAGCCGTCGCGCATGCGCCCGCCACCGTAATATGCGGCAGCGAAGCCAGATTGTGAAGCGCATACCCATAGCTATTCAAATACATGCACAGCTCTCCGTACCGAATGCCGCCTTCAACAGTCACCCGGTGATTCTCGCGGTCCAAAGCAATAACGCGATTCATCCGCTCCAGCGATATATGTGCAGCACTCGTATCCGCAATCCCGTTAAAAGAATGGCGAGACCCCAGCACTTTAATGGAATCGCTTTCAGCAACCAGCTGCTGAACGTCTTCCAGCCGTTCCGGCACATGGCATTCCACAGCGCCGTA encodes the following:
- a CDS encoding FAD-binding protein; amino-acid sequence: MRYERNWAGNYRYGAVECHVPERLEDVQQLVAESDSIKVLGSRHSFNGIADTSAAHISLERMNRVIALDRENHRVTVEGGIRYGELCMYLNSYGYALHNLASLPHITVAGACATATHGSGDENGNLAAAVYSIEIVKADGETVTFTRGDKDGKFAGAVVGLGALGVVTKLTLDVVPAFQMTQHIYEGLPLHRLQDNFDAIVSAGYSVSLFTDWKDSVFNQVWLKRIAPAGAGATVIADSDYYGAALSGVNLHPVPGCAADNCSEQRGIVGPWHERLPHFRMDFTPSAGEELQSEYFVAREDAYAALTALDSIREAISPLLFTSEVRTIAADDLWLSPCRGQRSVAFHFTWKPEWEAVRKVLPLMEKQLEPFGARPHWGKLFTMEPAKLQPMYAKLPDFRALAKECDPDGKFRNRFLDTYIF